gcctgattttgctctatttcatcgtcaaaagtagtctgaaacaagtcacaactgctgcgcatctccattcaaacacagcggtgtttcgtttatgaatgaactcgtttttaaaacgaatctagtgaaatgattcaatttcccattcataaagacagtcactctttattcctaaatgaagcagcagttcgaacgaatcaaatgaatgatatgattcagtaattaaatcagtctcttgccgccacctgctggcagttatttaaatcattttacatttctgtattaaaacaatttgatttaaaacattaatctcaacaatgAATTTAGGAATATGATTGCACTtctgccacctctgagcctcattaaacatatgaaaaggtaaaaacaaaagttaaattcccttgtaaatcactttaaggagtcaaatatcacctcataatgggaaggcaaatttttttatcagatttttggattattgtttagaatgtgctcctaaaattttgattgtgctactaatttttttaaattagcacaatgtgatgtttgaccatatttggtctttcttaatttttggtctgtactgtactgtgtgtTCATGCTACAAGGCAAAATACAgatattaacttaaaagtaaagcattcttggtgtttttgtcatgttgcaatAGCCTGTTTACACTGATTATATACCAAAATCAAAGCTGATACTGTATGCTAATAGATAAAGGAGtcattataacatattacatgCTTTGAGTTCCTTATATATAGCTATGCAGTGTTGGATGGGTCGCTGTACGTGATGCAACACTTATTATAACCAGagacttaatataataaagagacttgagacttgacttggactctagctcagagacttgtGAGCATCTCTGACTTGCATTAAAGGGAATTTGTCTGTGCATATGGTCAATTGAGACCAAACCTGGTGTGAGTAacaacaagcatgacctgaggcagtgccaccttgtggtcaGGGGACatgaaaatggctattttttgttaataactTCTGAATGCTTTGgccaaaaaaatcacaaaactggttaCTTTAGCTTTGGTGGAGCATGCGATGCTGACATATCAGACATTTTGGGTGttggccattttgaattttgacataaaatgctatattttatgaacATATTACTAAAATGGTACTGACGATACTTAAAAAAGTTTTGTGGCAgcttataaagttataaagacattttaaaaaatgctaataactttttaatatattagcCTATTATAATGAAACTGGTTTAAGAGCTTGATCATTTAAAGCTTATTATAAACATAATGTTTCCATTTGTTGGTTGTTATTGTtctgttcagattttaaaatttgtgtAGTATATTACATAGTGATGTGACCTATGATTTTCACCAAGCAGATGATTAAACAGTGCAAAACACAATAGACTTACACTAGTATTACCTCCCTAGCACCACCCAGAACATCAACCACATACCAGTAGCATATATATGATTCCGCCACTGAAAAACTGGGAGttttatatctcagttctggGAAAGAAGTCATAATTgggagtttgtatctcacaattctgaaaggtaattgcaacttatctcacaattatttatttatttttatttttttgcaattgcgtgttacaaactcacaattctgattttatttcctcacaattgtgagatataaactcgaaaatGCGAGAAAtcaactcacaaatctgacttcttttttttttttttaataattatacattataattatacataatttgttgctattgtgtgaataatatggaTTCATGTAAtctataaaaaagtaactgtagtctgattatgagtattttttaaatataatttcatcTAATTACAGGTACTTACTTTTtgaaatctgattacataatccagtTTAAaggtaatcagttactaccctgTTTTGTTCATATATTGTATTAGCAATGAAACATCTGTGCAGATAGGGAGAAACTGACTGCACTGAAAGTAAAATTAAAGCTGTCTGTTTGTGTAACATATGAAATACATGTGTATTCCTCTTGTgtcaccattatttatttaaataatttttatattttgtatcttATGTTCCAGATGTATACCATGTTGTTGTTGATATAATCCTTAGtcttatttaaatgttcttctCTTCAGATGTCATGAAtgattatttatgtatgtatgtaacaTTTCTTGTATGTTTGCACatatgactaaaaaaaaaattggatgagTAGATTAAGATAAACTGTGAACAAATTAACAAACGGTcagacttgaaaaaaaaaaaatactgtagggAACCATGTAATAACAAATTACACCCGATCACCATGTGTTTTCTCCTAGATTTTCATACTGAAACTAATGACGTGTATCGTATGATGTAGCATAGCTCCGCCTTCGTGTATTTCAATTAGGTCCTGTAGGCTATTGTAAAGCTCTTCGCGCACGTCCTTGTTTTTCATTACTTCTGTTGTGTAGTATAGTAACTTGAAGAATTGTAATCATGTCTGGAAGAGGCAAAGGCGGCAAAGGACTCGGAAAAGGAGGCGCTAAACGTCACCGTAAAGTTCTCCGTGATAACATCCAGGGAATCACCAAGCCCGCCATTCGTCGTCTCGCTCGCCGTGGTGGTGTCAAGCGTATCTCCGGTTTGATCTACGAGGAGACTCGCGGTGTGCTTAAAGTGTTCTTGGAGAACGTGATTCGTGATGCTGTTACTTACACTGAGCACGCCAAGAGAAAGACCGTCACCGCCATGGACGTCGTGTATGCTCTGAAACGACAGGGACGTACTCTGTATGGTTTTGGAGGTTAAATATATTCGTTTCTACATACAAACCCCCCAAAGGCTCTTTTAAGAGCCACCCACGTTTTCAAAGAAAAGAGTTAATATCGTGTTCTGTGAATTGTTTAGTAGCAGCCTGCACACGACCacagtctttctttcttttgctaTGACATATACTCTTGGTTTCCCAGCCTAGTCTCcatctaaaatgtgtttttgagttttatttgaaattaactATCAGTAAGGTTAGAgtgtttttccccccaaaagcaagtttacaaaaaatgtttacatatttgaGCTATGGCATAATTTTGCTTTAGTCTATGCTTGGTCTGTGAAAGTAGACCACAAAGGCGTTTTTACTTTTCATTGGTGTTTAACTAACTTTTTGTTGAAATCCCTGTTTTCTCCGAGagttaatttaatgtaaaaaacaaacaagttttttttcttctttcttcatGATTGGGGATTATCAGACATTTTGAGCGGGAAAGTCAAAGCAGAAAAACAAGCGCGTGGGGTCGTTCAACTTTAGAATCCTGTGACTGGTGGATGCGTCTGTCAAGCCAGCCCATTTCTAAccaatgaaaaatgtttctttcaTTCATTGCGCAAAAACACGCAATAGGGAGAAGAAACTCAGCCCTGTTAAATTAGCATGAGCTTTCAATAAATACCTAGTACATACTTTTAAAACTACAGTGTGATTTATCACGAGCTAACATGCCTGAACCAGCGAAGTCTGCTCCTAAGAAGGGCTCAAAGAAGGCC
The Labeo rohita strain BAU-BD-2019 unplaced genomic scaffold, IGBB_LRoh.1.0 scaffold_1290, whole genome shotgun sequence genome window above contains:
- the LOC127157989 gene encoding histone H4, with protein sequence MSGRGKGGKGLGKGGAKRHRKVLRDNIQGITKPAIRRLARRGGVKRISGLIYEETRGVLKVFLENVIRDAVTYTEHAKRKTVTAMDVVYALKRQGRTLYGFGG